In Sulfitobacter guttiformis, the genomic stretch CGGCCAGAGCCAGTGGTGCACCATCACGGCGGGTGATGTACCATGGGTCACGCCCGCCCACGGCATCCTTTGTCCATTCAAAAAAGCCGCTGGCCACAATCAGTACACGGCGCGCGTGAACTGCCGTTCGAAAGGCGGGCTTTTCAAGCACTGTCTCGCTGCGGGCGTTGATCAACAACGGGCCGTCGGCGGGCGTTTTGTACCAGTGCGGGATCAGACCCCAGCGCATCGTCTGCATCCGGCGCGGCTGGTCCGGTCCGCCTGTGATCACTGCAATATCATCAGTCGGACAGATATTGAAATCCGGCCCTTCGGGCAGGCTGTTGGCAGGTTGCGCCTCAAATACATGTGCCATCGCCTGCGGTGGAAGGGTCAGCGCCATACGTCCGCACATTTGATTTGTCCTGTTTCACGGTAAGGGCCAATGCTCCAATCTTAGCTGCGCAGGCCCAACATCACCATGCCATACGACATAAAAAAAAGGCGCGCCCGTTGTCGGGGCGCGCCTTTGAGCGGTAGTAGTAGACAGAATTACTTGGCCGTGATGCGGCCGTCTGTGTAGGGTTTGTAGGGTGCGTTCGCGGCGAGATACTGCGCCGTTACATCGGCCAGATCGGGACCGAAATCATAGGCGTTTTCAGCCATTTTGAACATCGCGAACCCGTCTCCGCCATTGCGCACATAATCGTTGGAAACAACGCCATAGACCTTTTCGAGGTCAATAGGCGCACCGGCAATCATCACATCGGACACGCGGCTGCCGACAGCTGCGGTCACATCGAAGGCATAGCTCATGCCCGCAACCTGCAAGAATCGGCCTGCGCCCTCCTCCAGTTGGCTTACGCTGTTCTCTAGCGCTTCGACCAGTACGGCACCCGAAACCTGGAAGGTCGACAGGGTGTTCTGGAACGGCAGTACTGTCAGCACGTCGCCCATGGTGACCTGACCGCTGTTGATGGAGGCACGGATGCCACCACTGTTCTGGATCGCCACGTCGATACCCTGATCGGCAACACGCGCCAGCATCGCATCGGCAATCAGGTTCCCCATCGAGCATTCCTGCGAGCGGCACACGGCACGGTCCCCGCCAATCACCTCTGCCGTATCGGCAACAACCTTGTTGCGAATCTCGTCCAGCGGCTTTGCCATCTCGGCGATGCGCGCGACCGTGTCATCGTCTTCCACAACAGATGCGTCGATAAGCACTGGCTCACCCGTGGCTTCGGTAAGGTTGCCCTCGTCGTCAAAGGTGACGTTCAGCTCCCCCAGATATTTGCCGTATGCGTAGGCCTGAACGATTGCTGTTGTGCCAACCATCGTTGGATACGGGCCTTCCGCGTTTTCGTCGGTATTACTCAGGAATGTGTTGGAGTGGCCGCCCACGATCACATCCACACCTGTCGTTTCCGCTGCAACCTTTTGGTCTATGGCATAGCTTGAATGGCTCAGAACAATAATCTTGTTCACGCCCTCAGCGGTCATCTTGTCGACCTCGCCCTGCACGGCCGCAACCGGGTCGGAGAACGTGACATTGTCACCGGGGCTGGCCAGCTCGTGGGTATCTTCCGGCGTCAGACCGATAAGGCCGATTTTCTCTCCACCACGCTCGATCACGATCGATTTGGCAAGACGGTTGGCCAGCAGCGGCTCTGCGCTGACATCCGCATTCGACATCAGGATCGGGAAACTTGCCGCTGTCAGGAAAGAGGCAAGCACTTCTGGACCATCGTCAAATTCATGATTGCCTACAGTCATCCCGTCATAGCCGAGCTTGTTCATCATCTCCGCAGCCATCTGGCCCTTGTAATATGAATAGAACAGCGTGCCCTGAAACTGGTCACCACCATCTACAAGAATGGAGTTGTTACTGCGCGCACGGGCGTCCTTGATCGCCGTGACCAGACGGGCAGTCCCGCCAAAACATTCGCCAGCCGTGTTATCCTCGGCACCGCACGGTCCGTCATACTTGCTGATCGGCTCGAAGCGCGCATGGAAGTCATTCGTGTGAAGAATGGTCAGCGAATATTCTGCACTCGCCATGCCCGCTGTCAGACCCGTGCTCAGGCCAAGTGCAGCAGCATTCATAAGGAATCGTTTCATGTTGTTCTCCGGTTGGAAATATCTGCCCGCATCGTGGCGCGCAGTACCTTGCCTGTCAAAGAGGATATGCGAGGGGATGCTACGTCACTTACCGCTTTGACTGGTATTCGGGCACTGCTTGGGGCCTTGACCGCCGTCCTTCACATCGGCATCACACACACTATGCTTATATTCAAAATACTCCGCACCGACGAATGGAACACCCTGCGCAAGGAGGGCGAGACAACCGGCGCGCCCATCGACGTAGCAGATGGCTATATCCATATATCCACTGCCCAACAGGTCAGCGAAACCGTGGCAAAGCATTTCGCAGGCGAGGACGGTCTTTTTCTTGTCGCCCTCGAGACTGACGCGCTGGGTCAGGCGCTCGAATGGGAAGTGTCGCGCGGCGATGCGCTGTTTCCCCACCTCTACCGCAAGCTGACGATGCCCGATGTGGTCTGGGCCCAGCCTCTGCCCCTGGTGGACGGCGTACACCAGTTTCCCGCAGGTCTGGCAGAGGCTTCGGAATGACAGACTATCCCGATACCTCGCGCGCTCAGTTCGAGGTGTTCAAGTCATTGCCCCGCGACACACCGGTAAATATGCTAAATCTGGTGCAGTTTCACAGTACGGCCAAATATCCTGCCGGGCATGAGTTGGCCGCAAAAGCGCTGACAGGCGCGCAGGCCTATGCAAATTACGGCGCGGCAAGTGGCCCTATACTGGCCCGTGTGGGCGGTACAGTGATCTGGCGCGGCGGTTTCGAGATGACACTGATCGGCGCGCCTGACGAGGCTTGGGATGCCATGTTCATTGTTCACTTTCCGGCCGCATCCGCCTTCCTCGCGATGGTCACTGACCCGCAATACCAACTTGCCGTTGTGCACCGTCAGGCGGCGGTCAAAACATCGCGCCTTATCCGCACGACGCCCCAACCTGCATCGGATATCTTCGGATGAATGCCCTGATCGAAGCGATGGGTCTGAGCGTGCTGCGCCAATTTGACCCCGAAGCAGCACACGGTCTTGCCATTCGCGCCCTGCGCGCCGGTTTGACGCCAAAGCCTGGACCGGTGCGCAGCGACCGCCTTGCCATGACGCTGGCAGGAATGACGTTGCCTAATCCAGTGGGACTGGCGGCAGGGTTTGACAAAAACGCCACCGCGATTGCGCCACTAAGTGCTGCAGGCTTCGGGTTTATCGAAGTGGGCGCCGCCACGCCTCTGCCACAGTCGGGAAATGACAAGCCGCGCCTGTTCCGCCTGACCGAGGACCGCGCCGCGATTAACCGGTTCGGCTTTAACAATGACGGGATGGACGCGATTTGTGCGCGGATCAAAGCAGCCAAACGCACGATCCCTGTGGGTCTCAACCTCGGAGCCAACAAAACCAGCACCGACCGCGCCGCCGATTTCGCTCGCGTGATGGAGGCGGCACGCGATCACGTTGATTTCGCCACCGTCAATGTCTCGTCGCCCAACACCGAGAAACTGCGTGACCTACAAGGTAAGGCGGCCCTTGCAGGCTTGCTCGAGGGGGTGATGGCCGTTCGTGGAAACAAGCCCGTCATGCTCAAAATCGCACCTGACCTAACCGAAAGCGAAATTGAAGATGTGGCGCAGGTGGCGCAGGATGCAGGCGTTGCCGCGATTATTGCCACCAATACAACGCTATCGCGCGAGGGGCTGAAATCAGCGCATAAAGTCGAGACAGGGGGCCTGTCGGGCGCGCCCTTGTTCGAGAAATCGACGCGCGTGCTGGCGCGCCTGTCCACACTGACCGATGTACCCCTGATCGGAGTCGGCGGCATAAGCAATGCCGATCAGGCCTATGCCAAGATCTGCGCGGGCGCTTGTGCTGTCCAGCTTTATACAGCGCTGGTATACGGCGGTCTTTCTATGGTCGGCACCATTGCGCGGGGCATAGATGCCAATCTTAAACGTGACGGATTTGCAAACGTGGCCGAGGCAGTTGGCAGCAAACGCAGCGACTGGTTTTGACCCACAGCTAGTCCGCTGCTGCCCGCTCGAGTGCGGGGTAGCGCCACCCGAGGGAAATCCCCCGCGCTACAAACGATATGAGCATCGAAAGCCAAAGACCGTGGTTCCCGATCAGCGGCACCAGAGCCAATACGCAAACGGTATAAACGCCAAACGATAACGCCATCATATTGCGCATGTCGCGACTGCGCGTCGCCCCTACAAATATTCCGTCAAGAATAAAGGCCGCACAACCGATCAGCGGCAGGCCCACCAGATAGGGCAGATAGATCCGCGCCTGTTCGCGTACGCCCTCTGCTGTAGTCATCGTGTCCACGATCCAGCCCCCGAACAGCGCAAACCCCAGCGCCATCAATGCCGCCGCAGTCATTCCCCACCCTGCCGCAAGCAGGGCCGCCCGCCGCAGGCGCACAGGGTCCCGCGCCCCGAACGCCCTTCCCACCAGTGCCTCGGCGGAGAATGCAAAACCGTCGAGGGCGTAACTTGCGATCATCAGAAATTGGAGCAGCACCTGATTGGCCGCCAGCGTAACATCGCCCTGCCCCGCTCCCATGAACATAAAGCTCACGAATATCGCCTCCAGCAACAGCGAGCGGATAAGGATATCAGTATTGACCCCCATCATTCGGGTCCAGCGTGGCCCGTCAAATACCACCGCCCATGCGCGCCATGCGACGCCTGCGAATACACCGCGGCAAAACCACAGACCCAGAGCCAGACCACTCCACTCTGCAATGGCTGTGGCGAAGGCCACGCCCTGCACGCCCCAGCCCAGCCCCATCACAAACCAGATGTCGAGAACGATATTGAGACCATTCATCCACAGTTGAAGGGCCAGCACCGCCCGCGTCCGTTCCTGCGCGATCAACCAGCCTGTTATACCGTAAAGTGCGATTGCCGCAGGGGCGGACCAGACCCGCACAGCCATATAGGCCCGCGCCAGCCCCTCAACCTCGGCACTGGCGGGGGAAAGCCGGAAAGAAGCCCAGAATATCGCGCCCTGAAACGCGATAATCACGACACCCGCACCTAGTCCGATCATCAGCGCACGGGTCAGCAGGGCCGCCACTTCGCCTGCATCACCCTGCCCTTCGGCCTGCGCAGTCAGGCCAACTGTGCCCATACGCAAAAATCCGAACACCCAGTAGACCGCCGAGAGAATGATCGCACCGATCCCAACCGCCCCAATCGGCGCTGCCAGTCCCATTTGCCCGACAACGCCTGTATCCACAGCACCGAGTATCGGCACGGTCGCATTGGACAGCACAATTGGCAGCGCCAAATGCAGCACACGTTTATGCGTAAGTTGCGCGCTCTCAGTCACGCGGTGCAGGCATCACGAAATGCCCCATCGCCTGTGCATATAGCTTTTCGCGGTTGTCCTGCCATGCCCCCACCTGCACAGAAGCATAGCGCCGCCCTGCCCGCGTGATGCGCGCGCGCGCATAGGCGTCGCGCGGCAGGCCCGTACGCAGATAATCAACGGTGAAATCCACAGTCTTGGGCAGTCGTGGCAAATCCTGCGGTGCCACCCCTTCAAGGCTCAGTTTACCCGCCTCCAGATCATCCCAAAGATAGGTCCAGTTCAGGGTCATCACTGCCGTAATCTCCAGAAACGCAGCCGTGGCACCACCGTGCAGCGCGGGCAACAGCGGGTTGCCGATCAGATCGTGCTTGAACGGCATGATCGCGGTCAACTCGTCGCCGCGTCGCTCGAACTCAATCCCGAGAAAGCGGATGTAGGGTACAGCACCGGCGAGCGCATGTAATGCGGCATCGCGGCGTTGCTTAATAACCTGAACAGGTTCGGGACGCTTGCGAATGGTCATTTTCGGGCCTCCACAGTGAACGCACCTGTCGCTGTCGCGACGGGGTTTTCCGAATCCGCATCCAGTGCAACAGCACGCACAAATGCAACCGAACGGGTAATGTGATAGCAGGTCGCAACGGCGGTAATCGTCTGTCCCGGCGTGGCAGCGCGCATATAATCAATGCGCAAATCAATCGTCGCTGTGCCGCCGGCATTTCGGGGATGGCACATCACTGCCGCTCCGCAACAGGTGTCCATCAATGCGGACACCGCCCCACCGTGAATGACGCCGGTAACAGGATCACCAATGAGCTCTTCTTTATAAGGCATGCAGATCGTAGCAACACCTTCCCCCATTTCCTTGGGCTCCATCCCCAGCATGACGGAATGTGGCAAAGCCTGTATAAACTGGCGTGCAAGCAATGTCTTATCGACCATGAGCCCTCCTTGCAGGGACGTTTGGCACCCCGCGACTTGTCCCCTTACAGCCCAAGGCCGGACAAAGGGCAATAGGAACCGTTGCACATCGGAGCGCAGGCTTTTAGCCTGTAGTCCGGAGGAGCACCCTGACATGCGCGACGAAACCCGCCTGACCTTCAAAGAAATGTGCGCCAAGTTCGACGTAACGCCGCGTACGCTGCGCTATTACGAGTACATCGAGCTTTTGTCGCCCGATCGTGAAGGACGTACACGTTTCTATGGTGCCCGCGAGCGGGCACGCATGGAGCTGATTCTACGCGGCCGCAGTTTCGGCTTTGCACTAGAGGATATCCGCCAATGGCTGCTGATCTACGAAAAAGACGGTACAAAAGCACAGATGCGTGCATGGGTGGAAATGGCCAACGGACAGCTGGAAGAATTGGCCCAGCAGCTTAGCCAACTCGAACAGGCACATTCCGAGCTGACGCGCCTGCGTGACGAGACGCTGGAGGCGTTGGGCGAGAAGGCCTGACAGCGATTTCAGCACGCCATTCCTGCTTTCCTAATTCCCGCATACCGATAGCGCACCCCGCCAGACAATGCTGGCCATCACTCCTGTACGGCGCCATTACATATTGCTTCCGCTTAACTTCGCTGGCCCGGCAGGAATTGACGTTAAGTCATCCTAGGTAAGCCTAGTAAGTGACGTAACGTATAACTACGTAACCCATCACGAAGATTGTATACCGCTGCCAACGCGGCATGCCGATGCAGTCGAAGCAGAATTGCGAGATGGATATGACCACCGATACCTTAACGATCAGAGAGATGTGCGACGCCTTCGACGTAACACCGCGTACCTTGCGGTTCTACGAGGCAAAGGAGTTGCTTTTCCCCGAAAGGGTCGGCCAGAAGCGCCTCTTTACCAAGCGTGACCGCGCGCGCCTCAAGCTTATCCTGCGCGGCAAACGCTTCGGCTTCTCGCTTGAGGACATCCGCCAGTTGCTTGACCTTTACTATAAAGGTGATGGCCAGCTGAGCCAGCTCGAGCAGACCTACGAGCTTGCAGGTCAGCGCCTCGCAGACCTCGAAAAACAGCGCACGGACCTTGATGAAGCGATTACCGATCTGCGCGATCAGTTGAAATGGGTCGAAAAAGTTATCTCGGCGCAGCGCGCAACACGTCAAGCGAGCTGAGCCCCTCACATTGAGCAGGCGTGTAAAGCAAAGCGCGTCTTTCTATCAGAAATTTCATTTGTTTCAGGGAGAAACCAGATGCCCACATACACAGCCCCGACCAAAGACATGCAATTTATCCTGCACGACGTTCTGAAAATCTCGCAGGCAAAAACACCCGGCTACGCAGACCTCGAGCCCGACTTTACCGGCGCCATACTCGAAGAAGCGAGCAAGCTGACCTCGGAAGTCCTGGCACCACTGAACGCCTCCGGTGATAAAGAAGGATGCCGCTTGGAGAACGGTGTCGTCTATACCCCAAAAGGCTTCAAAGAAGCCTTCGAAAAGGTCAAAGAAGGCGGCTGGCCCGGTTTGGATATGCCAGAGCAGTACGGTGGCCAGAACATGCCCGCCGTCATCGGCTCGGCTGTAGGCGAGATGTTCAGCTCCGCCAATATGGCCTTCACAATGTATCAGGGTCTGACCCACGGCGCCGCCTCAGCGATCCTCGCCCACGGCACAGATGCACAAAAAGATTTGTTCCTGCCCAAAATGGTCAGCTGCGAATGGACCGGCACAATGAACCTGACGGAACCACACTGTGGCACCGATCTGGGACTGATGCGCACCA encodes the following:
- a CDS encoding MerR family transcriptional regulator, producing the protein MTTDTLTIREMCDAFDVTPRTLRFYEAKELLFPERVGQKRLFTKRDRARLKLILRGKRFGFSLEDIRQLLDLYYKGDGQLSQLEQTYELAGQRLADLEKQRTDLDEAITDLRDQLKWVEKVISAQRATRQAS
- a CDS encoding PaaI family thioesterase codes for the protein MVDKTLLARQFIQALPHSVMLGMEPKEMGEGVATICMPYKEELIGDPVTGVIHGGAVSALMDTCCGAAVMCHPRNAGGTATIDLRIDYMRAATPGQTITAVATCYHITRSVAFVRAVALDADSENPVATATGAFTVEARK
- a CDS encoding MATE family efflux transporter, whose amino-acid sequence is MTESAQLTHKRVLHLALPIVLSNATVPILGAVDTGVVGQMGLAAPIGAVGIGAIILSAVYWVFGFLRMGTVGLTAQAEGQGDAGEVAALLTRALMIGLGAGVVIIAFQGAIFWASFRLSPASAEVEGLARAYMAVRVWSAPAAIALYGITGWLIAQERTRAVLALQLWMNGLNIVLDIWFVMGLGWGVQGVAFATAIAEWSGLALGLWFCRGVFAGVAWRAWAVVFDGPRWTRMMGVNTDILIRSLLLEAIFVSFMFMGAGQGDVTLAANQVLLQFLMIASYALDGFAFSAEALVGRAFGARDPVRLRRAALLAAGWGMTAAALMALGFALFGGWIVDTMTTAEGVREQARIYLPYLVGLPLIGCAAFILDGIFVGATRSRDMRNMMALSFGVYTVCVLALVPLIGNHGLWLSMLISFVARGISLGWRYPALERAAAD
- a CDS encoding MerR family transcriptional regulator — encoded protein: MRDETRLTFKEMCAKFDVTPRTLRYYEYIELLSPDREGRTRFYGARERARMELILRGRSFGFALEDIRQWLLIYEKDGTKAQMRAWVEMANGQLEELAQQLSQLEQAHSELTRLRDETLEALGEKA
- a CDS encoding SOS response-associated peptidase, with the translated sequence MCGRMALTLPPQAMAHVFEAQPANSLPEGPDFNICPTDDIAVITGGPDQPRRMQTMRWGLIPHWYKTPADGPLLINARSETVLEKPAFRTAVHARRVLIVASGFFEWTKDAVGGRDPWYITRRDGAPLALAGLWQGWRDPAGEGAGGDELRTAAALTVGANIPMQNIHHRMPVIIEPCDWALWLGENGKGAAPLMRAAADDVLTWHRVSRLVNSNRAEGPELIEPLLERFDEPDAP
- a CDS encoding DUF1330 domain-containing protein, whose translation is MTDYPDTSRAQFEVFKSLPRDTPVNMLNLVQFHSTAKYPAGHELAAKALTGAQAYANYGAASGPILARVGGTVIWRGGFEMTLIGAPDEAWDAMFIVHFPAASAFLAMVTDPQYQLAVVHRQAAVKTSRLIRTTPQPASDIFG
- a CDS encoding quinone-dependent dihydroorotate dehydrogenase encodes the protein MNALIEAMGLSVLRQFDPEAAHGLAIRALRAGLTPKPGPVRSDRLAMTLAGMTLPNPVGLAAGFDKNATAIAPLSAAGFGFIEVGAATPLPQSGNDKPRLFRLTEDRAAINRFGFNNDGMDAICARIKAAKRTIPVGLNLGANKTSTDRAADFARVMEAARDHVDFATVNVSSPNTEKLRDLQGKAALAGLLEGVMAVRGNKPVMLKIAPDLTESEIEDVAQVAQDAGVAAIIATNTTLSREGLKSAHKVETGGLSGAPLFEKSTRVLARLSTLTDVPLIGVGGISNADQAYAKICAGACAVQLYTALVYGGLSMVGTIARGIDANLKRDGFANVAEAVGSKRSDWF
- a CDS encoding PaaI family thioesterase — its product is MTIRKRPEPVQVIKQRRDAALHALAGAVPYIRFLGIEFERRGDELTAIMPFKHDLIGNPLLPALHGGATAAFLEITAVMTLNWTYLWDDLEAGKLSLEGVAPQDLPRLPKTVDFTVDYLRTGLPRDAYARARITRAGRRYASVQVGAWQDNREKLYAQAMGHFVMPAPRD
- a CDS encoding bifunctional metallophosphatase/5'-nucleotidase — encoded protein: MKRFLMNAAALGLSTGLTAGMASAEYSLTILHTNDFHARFEPISKYDGPCGAEDNTAGECFGGTARLVTAIKDARARSNNSILVDGGDQFQGTLFYSYYKGQMAAEMMNKLGYDGMTVGNHEFDDGPEVLASFLTAASFPILMSNADVSAEPLLANRLAKSIVIERGGEKIGLIGLTPEDTHELASPGDNVTFSDPVAAVQGEVDKMTAEGVNKIIVLSHSSYAIDQKVAAETTGVDVIVGGHSNTFLSNTDENAEGPYPTMVGTTAIVQAYAYGKYLGELNVTFDDEGNLTEATGEPVLIDASVVEDDDTVARIAEMAKPLDEIRNKVVADTAEVIGGDRAVCRSQECSMGNLIADAMLARVADQGIDVAIQNSGGIRASINSGQVTMGDVLTVLPFQNTLSTFQVSGAVLVEALENSVSQLEEGAGRFLQVAGMSYAFDVTAAVGSRVSDVMIAGAPIDLEKVYGVVSNDYVRNGGDGFAMFKMAENAYDFGPDLADVTAQYLAANAPYKPYTDGRITAK
- a CDS encoding DUF952 domain-containing protein, whose product is MLIFKILRTDEWNTLRKEGETTGAPIDVADGYIHISTAQQVSETVAKHFAGEDGLFLVALETDALGQALEWEVSRGDALFPHLYRKLTMPDVVWAQPLPLVDGVHQFPAGLAEASE